Proteins from a genomic interval of Medicago truncatula cultivar Jemalong A17 chromosome 3, MtrunA17r5.0-ANR, whole genome shotgun sequence:
- the LOC112420191 gene encoding basic leucine zipper 34-like: MTATEMLQTKEEPGSKKSNMVRPFSNGSSSAFRPWQPSWMSIGLGKQEASRSGVKATPQANTTNNMSGGSASANVGVGDQATQNLDPKRLKRIEANRVSSHKSRLKKLDYIADLEEMEKNLQAKLSFLRPQVEAYENQQRLLNLERHQLRLQIAVREKERILQEVEIENKRAEVNRLRELEKKLVAEAQNKRSNWRRSIKDNAN, encoded by the exons ATGACTGCTACAGAGATGTTGCAAACAAAAGAGGAACCGGGGTCTAAGAAATCAAACATGGTTAGACCCTTCTCTAATGGATCGTCATCAGCATTTCGACCATGGCAACCCTCTTGGATGAGCATCGGCCTTGGTAAACAAGAGGCCAGTAGAAGTGGAGTAAAAGCAACTCCACAAGCCAACACAACTAATAACATGAGTGGTGGTAGTGCATCTGCAAATGTTGGTGTTGGTGATCAAGCAACACAAAATTTGGATCCAAAGAGGCTCAAACG GATCGAAGCAAATCGAGTTTCTTCGCATAAATCGAGATTGAAAAAACTCGATTATATTGCAGATTTggaagaaatggaaaaaaatttgCAG GCTAAGTTATCTTTCCTTCGCCCACAAGTTGAAGCCTATGAAAATCAACAGCGGTTGTTGAATCTTGAACGTCACCAATTAAGACTTCAAATTGCtgtaagagaaaaagaaaggataCTTCAAGAAG TGGAGATTGAGAATAAGAGAGCTGAGGTGAATAGGCTGAGGGAGCTTGAGAAGAAACTTGTTGCTGAAGCACAAAATAAGAG ATCAAATTGGAGAAGAAGCATCAAGGATAATGCAAACTGA